From Hydractinia symbiolongicarpus strain clone_291-10 chromosome 11, HSymV2.1, whole genome shotgun sequence, the proteins below share one genomic window:
- the LOC130613738 gene encoding uncharacterized protein C20orf85 homolog has product MVKPGKIGNVVAEDLIWKDHVLKEHTAVKQWSKNWSFLANLSIEERQQRKKQRSNYLSKNEENELKLPLLVAVNTQSKQDTSFPKTSTGLIGWKSSNPKMNLERYGNYAKPVRTFLCQMNWPAEGMM; this is encoded by the exons ATGGTAAAACCAGGGAAAATTGGCAATGTTGTTGCTGAAGATTTAATTTG GAAAGATCATGTTTTAAAAGAACATACTGCAGTTAAACAATGGTCTAAGAATTGGAGCTTTTTAGCAAACTTATCTATTGAAGAAAGACAACAG AGGAAGAAGCAAAGGAGTAATTATTTaagtaaaaatgaagaaaatgagTTAAAACTACCACTATTAGTTGCTGTTAATACACAGAGTAAACAAGATACCTCCTTTCCAAAAACATCGACAGGTCTTATTGGTTGGAAAAGTTCAAATCCAAAAATGAACTTAGAGAGATATGGAAATTATGCAAAACCAGTCAGGACATTTTTATGTCAAATGAATTGGCCAGCAGAAGGTATGATGTGA
- the LOC130613736 gene encoding uncharacterized protein LOC130613736 isoform X2, with the protein MSIPVDNSRANSSIVDALRGAGDIGLHIDDIVELSGLKEKKDVQPRLWALLNSGCIQQVPQEQKWKISKTPDTAYTTLKSDSFAQNAETPPAVDLPTINLPHSGKFSSYKNSLQEYCQKLHLPVPQYKSTRGSYGLMGCVKFASKSVSAAKATDTVKEADQRAAFQALKQLGYLDKSCTYENLNTLKRKDGGTEGTPPQKQTCVGSDAKLHGTYKSQLNELAQKNKLATPVYETVGTSQGFVSTVTFNGRQFKCISPCAKKKDAEKDAAHMAMHIIAGVPIENADQAAEQSASLDQTDVSNMITEARQEASNSSGVVSPKNRLQEYCQRLKKPLPEYDTNAGADGLYLTTVTVEGRTFTSDARQSKKLAERSAAEMALKELGLMV; encoded by the exons ATGAGTATTCCTGTTGACAACAGCAGAG CTAACAGCAGCATTGTTGATGCCCTGCGTGGAGCTGGTGACATTGGATTACACATTGATGACATTGTTGAACTTTCGGGATTAAAAGAGAAGAAAGATGTTCAACCAAGATTGTGGGCTTTATTAAACAGCGGTTGCATACAACAAGTTCCTCAGGAGCAGAAATGGAAAATCTCAAAAACTCCAG ATACGGCATACACCACATTAAAATCTGATTCGTTTGCACAAAATGCAG AAACTCCACCAGCTGTTGACTTACCGACTATTAATCTTCCCCACAGTGGTAAATTTTCGTCCTATAAAAACAGCCTTCAAGAATActgtcaaaaactacacttgCCAGTTCCACAGTACAAGTCTACACGAGGTTCGTACGGGTTAATGGGTTGCGTGAAATTTGCATCGAAATCTGTGAGTGCAGCGAAAGCGACAGACACAGTGAAAGAAGCCGATCAACGAGCTGCTTTCCAAGCTTTGAAACAGCTAGGATATCTTGACAAATCATGCACCTATGAAAATCTTAATA CGTTAAAACGTAAAGATGGAGGGACTGAAGGCACTCCACCACAGAAGCAAACTTGTGTGGGTAGTGATGCCAAGCTTCACGGAACATACAAAAGTCAACTGAACGAACTTGCGCAGAAAAATAAACTGGCAACACCAGTTTACGAAACTGTTGGTACGTCGCAAGGCTTCGTTTCGACGGTGACGTTTAACGGTCGTCAATTCAAATGCATTTCGCCGTGCGCAAAGAAAAAGGACGCGGAAAAAGATGCAGCTCATATGGCCATGCATATTATAGCGGGAGTACCTATAGAAAATGCTGACCAAGCTGCTGAACAAAGCGCATCTCTTGATCAAACAG ATGTAAGCAACATGATCACAGAAGCACGTCAGGAAGCGTCCAACAGCAGTGGTGTCGTGTCCCCGAAAAATAGACTGCAGGAGTATTGTCAACGATTAAAAAAACCTTTGCCGGAATACGACACAAACGCAGGCGCTGACGGGTTATATTTAACTACGGTCACTGTGGAGGGAAGAACGTTCACGAGCGATGCACGACAATCGAAAAAGTTAGCGGAAAGAAGTGCAGCGGAGATGGCTTTGAAAGAGTTAGGATTAATGGTGTGA
- the LOC130613736 gene encoding uncharacterized protein LOC130613736 isoform X1 yields MSIPVDNSRGTANSSIVDALRGAGDIGLHIDDIVELSGLKEKKDVQPRLWALLNSGCIQQVPQEQKWKISKTPDTAYTTLKSDSFAQNAETPPAVDLPTINLPHSGKFSSYKNSLQEYCQKLHLPVPQYKSTRGSYGLMGCVKFASKSVSAAKATDTVKEADQRAAFQALKQLGYLDKSCTYENLNTLKRKDGGTEGTPPQKQTCVGSDAKLHGTYKSQLNELAQKNKLATPVYETVGTSQGFVSTVTFNGRQFKCISPCAKKKDAEKDAAHMAMHIIAGVPIENADQAAEQSASLDQTDVSNMITEARQEASNSSGVVSPKNRLQEYCQRLKKPLPEYDTNAGADGLYLTTVTVEGRTFTSDARQSKKLAERSAAEMALKELGLMV; encoded by the exons ATGAGTATTCCTGTTGACAACAGCAGAGGTacag CTAACAGCAGCATTGTTGATGCCCTGCGTGGAGCTGGTGACATTGGATTACACATTGATGACATTGTTGAACTTTCGGGATTAAAAGAGAAGAAAGATGTTCAACCAAGATTGTGGGCTTTATTAAACAGCGGTTGCATACAACAAGTTCCTCAGGAGCAGAAATGGAAAATCTCAAAAACTCCAG ATACGGCATACACCACATTAAAATCTGATTCGTTTGCACAAAATGCAG AAACTCCACCAGCTGTTGACTTACCGACTATTAATCTTCCCCACAGTGGTAAATTTTCGTCCTATAAAAACAGCCTTCAAGAATActgtcaaaaactacacttgCCAGTTCCACAGTACAAGTCTACACGAGGTTCGTACGGGTTAATGGGTTGCGTGAAATTTGCATCGAAATCTGTGAGTGCAGCGAAAGCGACAGACACAGTGAAAGAAGCCGATCAACGAGCTGCTTTCCAAGCTTTGAAACAGCTAGGATATCTTGACAAATCATGCACCTATGAAAATCTTAATA CGTTAAAACGTAAAGATGGAGGGACTGAAGGCACTCCACCACAGAAGCAAACTTGTGTGGGTAGTGATGCCAAGCTTCACGGAACATACAAAAGTCAACTGAACGAACTTGCGCAGAAAAATAAACTGGCAACACCAGTTTACGAAACTGTTGGTACGTCGCAAGGCTTCGTTTCGACGGTGACGTTTAACGGTCGTCAATTCAAATGCATTTCGCCGTGCGCAAAGAAAAAGGACGCGGAAAAAGATGCAGCTCATATGGCCATGCATATTATAGCGGGAGTACCTATAGAAAATGCTGACCAAGCTGCTGAACAAAGCGCATCTCTTGATCAAACAG ATGTAAGCAACATGATCACAGAAGCACGTCAGGAAGCGTCCAACAGCAGTGGTGTCGTGTCCCCGAAAAATAGACTGCAGGAGTATTGTCAACGATTAAAAAAACCTTTGCCGGAATACGACACAAACGCAGGCGCTGACGGGTTATATTTAACTACGGTCACTGTGGAGGGAAGAACGTTCACGAGCGATGCACGACAATCGAAAAAGTTAGCGGAAAGAAGTGCAGCGGAGATGGCTTTGAAAGAGTTAGGATTAATGGTGTGA
- the LOC130613737 gene encoding cilia- and flagella-associated protein 20: protein MFKTTFQSGFLSVLYSIGSKPLQIWDQKVMNGHIKRITDNDIQSLVLEIVGTNVSTTFITCPPVETRKTLGIKLHFLVMIIKNLKKYFSFEVTVLDDKNVKRRFRASNYQSRTRVKPFICTMPMKLDDGWNQIQFNLLDFTKRAYGTNYIETLRVEIHANCRIRRVYFCDRLYTEDELPAEFKLYLPVQNKAGKN from the exons ATGTTTAAAACTACGTTCCAATCAGGTTTTTTATCAGTCTTATATAGCATAGGAAGTAAGCCACTTCAAATATGGGATCAGAAG GTAATGAATGGCCACATTAAAAGAATTACAGATAATGATATCCAATCACTTGTTTTAGAAATAGTTGGCACTAATGTTAG TACTACGTTCATCACGTGTCCGCCGGTGGAAACAAGAAAGACCCTTGgcataaaactacatttcttggtCATGATTataaagaatttgaaaaaatatttctcattTGAAGTTACA GTACTTGATGATAAAAACGTGAAGCGTCGATTTCGAGCATCAAACTACCAATCAAGAACGAGGGTGAAACCATTCATCTGTACCATGCCTATGAAACTGGACGATGGATGGAATCAAATCCAG TTCAACTTACTCGACTTCACGAAAAGGGCGTATGGAACTAATTATATCGAAACGTTGAGAGTTGAG ATTCACGCCAACTGCAGAATACGTCGCGTTTACTTCTGCGACAGGTTATACACCGAAGACGAATTACCAGCAGAATTCAAATTATACCTACCGGTGCAAAATAAAGCAGGAAAG AATTGA
- the LOC130613739 gene encoding conserved oligomeric Golgi complex subunit 4-like, with protein sequence MADGSTFDDIDIDTITDINELKRYHSLLQKQEQEHDAELDQILENHNKIDQRILSIKELLPNLKLLSKEAGHLTDVIVKTSSLAEKVSSKVRELDLAKSRVQEAIKRVDDILDLKSCVEGVQSSFQKEEYEQAAAFIHRYLSLDERAMREILPVDTEETDLNASFTYLHKAQEDLQQAVRKKFDEAVVQRKKSEVERFFKLFPLVGLHEEGLLKFSKYLRQQIADLSEVNIDTALNINTNDNKATVIFAKTLTLLFEEIAKLVEEHQPLVDTFYGPGRMVAVQKELQEECDKQSEYIIDQFLKSRKFDIVCENLRKSHKPSKSSEVKGKLDPKDLDILLGEIVLLSSRTELYQNFLRKTVENDINSLPEDEVKKDLEKTCEMLISNSGLSRKLQTLMGDYIVMEGYFMKEMMAKAVSMDSSDSDSLTSSMVDDVFFVLQKSLRRTLSTSNINIICAVLNNASSIAMTEYKDMLKAKLKATGFPSSTIDLSGMFQGKLQLQTNISELLEAKKNFLIVLNNIDTSGEYLQKLVDDIKIECNRTFKTDGSEREKLESCLLDLGACGHSFKEILQTGITQLSTNTILPKLNPITDGYSSIKHDLSEEDFSYYEVNDPFVQNLIATLDGSLNAAKKWLTHSNYESAIGITCHELSVRLEKAVMKTTFNRLGGLQFDKELRSLIQYLTSITEWTVRDKFARLSQIATILNLEKVSELLEYWGENSGPLTWRLTPGEVRNVLSLRNDFRKEDIQRLKL encoded by the exons ATGGCGGATGGATCAACTTTCGATGATATTGATATAGACACTATCACAGATATCAATGAGTTAAAGCGATACCATAGCCTTTTACAGAAACAAGAG caAGAACATGATGCTGAACTGGACCAAATCTTAGAAAATCATAATAAAATTGATCAGCGCATACTGTCCATAAAAGAACTATT aCCAAACTTGAAATTATTGTCAAAAGAAGCAGGTCATCTCACTGATGTTATTGTAAAAACAAGCTCACTTGCTGAGAAAGTGAGCAGCAAAGTAAGGGAGCTAGACCTAGCTaag agTCGTGTACAGGAAGCAATAAAAAGAGTGGATGACATTCTGGACTTAAAA TCGTGTGTTGAAGGTGTTCAATCATCTTTTCAAAAAGAAGAATATGAACAG gcAGCAGCATTTATTCACAGATACTTGAGTTTAGATGAGAGAGCAATGCGAGAGATTTTGCCAGTTGATACTGAAG AAACTGATTTAAATGCGTCATTCACATACCTACATAAAGCACAAGAAGATTTGCAGCAAGCTGTAAGAAAGAAATTCGATGAAGCTGTAGTACAACGTAAAAAATCAGAAGTTGAAAG atttttcaagttatttccGTTAGTTGGTTTGCATGAAGAAggtcttttaaagttttcaaaatacTTACGACAGCAG ATAGCAGATTTATCAGAAGTCAACATCGATACAGCTCTTAATATTAATACCAATG ACAATAAAGCAACTGTAATATTTGCAAAAACATTGACATTGCTTTTCGAAGAAATCGCAAAACTTGTCGAAGAACACCAACCCCTTGTAGATACTTTTTATG gACCAGGGAGAATGGTGGCGGTTCAGAAAGAATTGCAG gaGGAATGTGATAAACAATCAGAATATATCATAGAtcagtttttaaaatcaagaaAGTTTGATATTGTT tGTGAAAATCTACGAAAAAGTCATAAGCCTTCAAAAAGTTCAGAAGTGAAGGGGAA ACTTGACCCCAAAGATTTAGATATCTTACTAGGGGAAATTGTTCTCCTGAGCTCGAGAACTGAACTATACCAAAACTTTTTACGAAAAACTGTAGAA AATGATATCAATTCTCTACCTGAAGATGAAGTAAAAAAAG ATCTCGAAAAAACGTGTGAAATGTTGATATCAAATAGCGGATTGAGTCGAAAACTACAAACATTAATGGGTGACTATATTGTGATGGAAGGTTACTTTATGAAAGAAATGATGGCTAAA GCTGTTTCTATGGATTCATCTGATAGTGATTCATTGACTTCGAGTATGGTGGATGATGTATTTTTTGTTCTACAAAAATCATTACG GCGTACACTGTCCACATCAAATATCAACATAATATGTGCAGTTTTGAATAACGCTAG TTCGATCGCCATGACTGAATATAAAGACATGCTCAAAGCAAAGTTGAAAGCTACTGGTTTTCCTTCAAGCAC GATCGATTTGTCGGGTATGTTCCAAGGCAAACTTCAACTTCAAACAAATATAAGCGAGCTGTTAGAagccaaaaaaaactttttg ATCGTACTTAATAATATTGACACAAGCGGCGAGTATTTGCAGAAATTGGTTGATGATATAAAG ATTGAATGTAATCGCACGTTTAAAACGGATGGAAGTGAACGAGAGAAACTCGAG AGCTGCTTGCTTGATCTTGGCGCGTGTGGCCATTCCTTTAAAGAAATTCTTCAA ACTGGTATCACTCAATTGTCAACAAATACAATACTTCCCAAGTTGAACCCGATCACTGATGGCTATTCATCTATCAAACATGATTTATCAGAG gaagATTTCTCATACTACGAAGTCAATGATCCATTTGTTCAGAATCTGATTGCAACTTTAGATGGAAGTTTAAACGCAGCTAAG aaatggttGACTCATTCGAACTATGAATCAGCAATCGGTATAACGTGTCACGAACTTTCCGTCAGGTTAGAAAAAGCAGTCATGAAAACAACCTTTAACAgg ttGGGAGGGTTGCAGTTTGATAAAGAATTGAGATCGTTAATACAATACTTGACCAGCATTACAGAATGGACTGTTAGAGACAAATTTGCTCGATTATCCCAAATCGCGACTATATTAAACCTGGAGAAA GTTAGCGAACTGTTAGAGTACTGGGGCGAGAATTCCGGCCCGTTAACATGGCGGCTTACGCCCGGTGAAGTTCGGAATGTTCTTTCTCTGAG aaaCGATTTTCGAAAGGAAGACATTCAAAGATTAAAGTTGTAA